CTATTCTGGTTTAGAAAAGGCCTTCACACCCGTCTCCGTCCCTCCTAAGAGCTCCCACATCCTTAGCACCTTCaacatgccaggcactcttctgtACATCAACTCACTCCCTCCCTGTGCAGCTAGTCCAGTGGTTACTCCGGTGTTACAGGGGaggagctgaggcccagagaggcgaagtcacttgctcaaagtcacacagcaattaagtggcagagctgggacttcaACGGAGTCCACCTGACTCCAGAACCCAAGCTGCTGACACCCtaaacttctctaagcctcagtccGCTCGCCCACAGAATGGGCGTGGTCCCACCTACTGCCCGAAAGTGCTCTTAAGATTGAGGCAAGATGACGTACATGAAGAAGAGCTGAAACCAGAAACTGGTGGACTGTTCCTGTGGTTTTAAAGACCACAAGTTCTCCACAGCATCTAGAAAgccccactcctctctctctgggGTCAAGAGCATTGTCCTCCATGAGCTGGACGGCTCAccctcctggctctgcccctgcccccagccccataAAAGCCaggcagtgggggaagggatCGATGGGAAGGGCTGGGGGAGCCTGTCTGTGGTTCTACCAGAACGCCAGCCCCCTGTCCTCTCCCCTAATGGGACAGAtaactgccccctccccagattGAAGCAGTCCCTAGGGCATGAATGACAGGAACAGGTCCAGAACAAGAAACAGCTGCCCTGTCCCCATCCCAGGCTTGTCTGTTGAGCCACAGGACACGGCTGCTGGGTAGGTGGGAAACAGGCTACGGGAGTGAGCAGGAGACCccccccctgccccggccccgcTTCCAGGCCCCAGGGAAGGCCTACCTGCTTGGTGAAGTCCTGGATGATGCTGTGCTCGGACACCTGGGAGCCGATGGCAAAGCGGCGCTTAAGCTGCTTCTCGATGCGGCTCAGCAGCTCCTGGTCCTCCTGGCTGGTAAAGCCCTCCACccctgtgggcagagagagacagctgggTGGGAACGGGGTGCCACGGATCTCAGTCTGCCTGTGGTGGGGCAGAGACCTGGAGAGACAAGGCCCCTGAGCCAAGAAAGAGGACTCagaagaaaaacttgaaaaaaaaaagggggaacaaCATGTGGGGGACAGCGCAGGCCTGAGCACATGGCTCAGCAGAGCCCTGAAGCCAGGGGATGAGGCACACCTGTGCGGAAGGACGCTCTAGGCAGAAGGAATGGCGCGTGTGGGGAGGGAGAAACCTGACTTCGTTAAAAACCCAGTCCAGGGGATGGGGACGTGGCCAGACCAAGGGTCAGGTCCTGGGGACCCCTAGGCCATGGCACGGGTTTTGCTTTGATTCTGGGGGAGCAGCCAGTAGAGGGCTCTGAGGAGGGACAGGAGCTGACTTGTGGGAACACTGGTAACATAGGTCTCCGGCCGGTCAGGCAGCAGGGACAAAGTTCCAGGAGAAACAGATCTCAGACAACTGAAGCCCCCCGTGACACACGAGGGAGGCAAGGCACCCCAGGGAGCCCGGGCCAGCAGGAGGCTCCTGACTCCCAACTACTGATGCAGGGTGAGTCTCTGCTGCTGACCAAGGCCTACAGACAGATGCCTTGGGGTTTCAGCTAAGGAGAGCGTGGGGCATAGTCAGCGAAGCCACTGGGATGGACTTCAAGGCTCCAGGTTGAAAGGGGTCTGCAAGGCAACCTCCTACACAGCCTACAAGGCCCAACTCAAATTCCACTGTCCCAAATCACACCTGACCTCCATGCATCAGCATCCCAGAGAGCTCTCCGTTAGCAAATGTCTCAAAGGACAGAAATCTCCTCCTGGGCAGAAACAGTCTTCGCCAAGGGGAGGGTGGGAGTGATCCCTCTCACCACCCAAGGTACCAGCCACACCGGCCCTTGAACCTGCCAAGACTGCCCCCTCCTTGGAGGCATGGCACTGAGCCTTCCCTCTACTTAGAGGGTTCTCTACATCCCCCccggaacacacacacacacagagccttaCGTCCTCATTTCACACCACTGCCTCTATGTCCCCTCCACAGTGAGGCCGTCCTGACCAACCCCCTGATGGGGAGGCATCCAATCCTCCTCCAACACACCTGGCCTACCAGAATCCCTCCCCCCCGGACTTTTGACTGCCTGAACCTGATCAATctgcctttgctctctctccccccaccttaGAATGAGAGACCCACAAGGCAGGGACTTGGAGATCTATTCCCTCTTAAACCCCAACACCTGGAACGGCATCTGGCAAATACCACACCCCACTGGGTGAAGGAATGGATCTATCTCAggagagcctggcacacagtcagtGCTCCAGAAAAATCTGTTGGAAGGCTGAGCCTGAAGCAGGCAGTGGGACTGACAGCAGTTTGACCGACACCGGCCTACGGGTTGAGAGATCTGCATTCTAGCTAAGCAAACGGCCATCCTGGCACCACGAGAAGGCCTCTGAGTGTCTGTCTTATTTCTAAGTGTCCAGCTGGCTTCTGGAAGGCAGCTGGAAGTCGAATGAGGGAAAGAGCTTTGGAAGCGCTCAAAATCGTTATGAGCTCACAAGCAGAGTGCTAGCGTTCTCAGACAATGACAAAATTACAATCCTTAACGATTAACAGGGTCCAGACGGTTGCGTTCAAGGGTCTGGAAGAGAAGCTGCTGCTTCTCATCTGGCAGGAAAATGGCTGGGGGCAGAACGGGGAAGGGCGGCTGACCACCAAGAGGAAGCTCAGAGACAGTGGGCAACCACACAGGATCAACCAACGCTCCAGGCCTCCAGGATGGCGCCCGGCCCCCCGGGACCCTCGGCCCCTGCCCCCGCGTGTGCTCACCTGACAGAGTGCCGGACAAGGCAGCGTCCAGCGTAGACACCTGGAAGAGCCGCAGAGCCTCCTCCACGTCGGCCTCCGTGGCGAAGGGCTGCAGCTTCATCTTGCTGAGGGCCTCGGCGATGCGCACGATGGCCTCCAGCTGCCTGCACGGGAGTGACGGGGTGGCCTCAGCTCACTCCCCGCCCCCGACCCACGAAACTGTCAGGGAGGTGCCTGCCCAACATAGGAAGGCCATGGGGAGACTGCCTGCGGTCCCCATGACCcgtctccctttcctcctcagtAATGGAACCGATTTTGACTCCAACACGTGGCACCCAGCTAAACACATTTCCCGGCCTCTCCTACATCTAGCTGCGTCCATGTGACTAAGGTGTGACCGAGAAGTTCTAAGTTCAAACGTTTTGTGGGGATTTCAGGAAATGTCCTGAAAAGATAggccctccttctccttcctctcctgtcaCCTGGACTACAGAGGAGAAGGCTGACGTcccagcagccatcttggactATGAGGACGAGCCCGAGTTGCCAATGACTCTGAGGAGCCATCACACCAGTCCTGGACCACCCACCCTCAAACATTTTtacatgagaaagaaatgaacttcCAATTTGCTTACTCTACTTTATTTGGGTTTTCCATTACATGCAGCCAAATTCACTTCTAACTCATCAGTGCTGGCAGCAGGATGCAGCCCAGATAGGTCCAAGCTCCTAATCACTATACTCTACTGTATAAACGcacaagaagagaaattaagaactaTGAAGACAGGTCCAGAGAAGGAAAGCAACTTTCCTACAGTCACACAATACGCCAGAGTCTAGGAGCCAGGTCTCGTAACTCCCATGAGCTACCCTCAGGCTTCCCTGCAATGAGGGAAGCCAGACAACAAAAGTCACAAAACAGGGTTCCAGGTTTTCTCAACCTTAAAACAAGCCAAAAAGTACGTATAATCAGAGAGACCACTGTCTATACTCCCAAAAACCGCCCTGACCAACAGCCCATACTACGGGCCTAGACTGTGGTCAGCAAGGGACCCTGGCCCAGGGCTTGCTAGGCACACCCTGCTTTGTAAACCGAGGCCCATCCAGCCCGCCTGGGTCTGGCCCTCCCGCGCCTGCTCACCGCACGGTGATGGGGATGTTGGACCGGCGGTCGATGTCCCGCTCATGCTGACGGGCTCCGCTCCGCATGATGATATACCGGTTCTTCAGTTTCTCTGCGGCCTCTGCCGACAGCCGGGGGCCACACTTCCTGCAGGACGGTGGGGGGCAGCTGTCATACGAGGCCAGGAAGGAATCTGGGGGCACCCACCGTGTCCCCCAGCCAAGTGACAGTCACTCATTCAGGGGAATGCCGAGATCACCTAATCCCACCCTCATTCTGAGgatgagaagacagaggccaGAAGGAGGGAGTCAACTCCCCAACGCCGCCCAGGACGTGGCATCAAGGTGGGGCGAGACAGCTGGGGCCAAGCCCCTGAAGACGGGGCCCTAAGGATTCAGAACCGGGACAAGGACCCAGGACTGCTGGGCAGTGCAGTGCTCGGGACCCCAGAGGAGGGAGTGAGTTCAGGACCCACCTGAATACAGCGCCTCACTTCCCACTGGAGGGGTCCCCAAAGATTCCCTGCCCTCAGTTTCTACCTCCAAGAGATAGCTGAGGGCGCGTGCAGGCTCTCGGCGCGGGGGCAACAGCGTGGCCTCTGGGGCCGggtccctgggttcaaatcctggctctgctccctCCCGCTTAGGACCTTGGAcgagtcacttaacctttctttccctccacttCTCTGCCTCAGCCCCAACTGTAGAATGGCTCACTACAGCACCCTCAAAGGCTTTGGGACAGGGCGAAAGCTCAGTTACACGTGAAACACTCAAGAGGAATGCCTGGCACGGAATGGTGACTATACGCATGGTTACCGTTACTGGCAATCTGCGAGCGAAATAAGACTAgaagtcatacacacacacacacacacacacacacacacacacacagactagaAGTCGCAGCTGTCATTTCCTGAATGTTTCCTCGGTGCAGGGCTCTGCCAAGCTCTCAATCATCTGTGCAGTACTCGGGAAGACCCCAGGCCACACCAGAGGCTCAGAGGTCACccaacttgccccaggtcacacggTGGGGGCGGACGTTACCCAGAGCCCACAGTCACACTGTCCACACTGCAGTGCCTCCCTGCACGGGAGAGTCCCGGGGGTCCGTAAGACCGTCTATTGCCAACACCCTTGTTTTAGCAATGGGGAAACAGTCCAAGAGCCACAGAGCAACCTATGCGAGGTCAGAAAGGAGCAGAGCCAAAACCGTAAGAAGGGCCCCATCTCAAGCACCCTGTGTGAGAGGCAGGCCCAGGCTTCAGGGTTCTCTCCCCCAGGAGAGCTGGGCCACCCCACTCCCGCAGGGCCCGTGTCCAGGACTCACGCACGGCAGTAGGCAATGAACTTCTTCAGCTTGGCCAGGTCAACCTCACCCTCCACGGCCTGGGTCTGGGTCAGTGCACTCACGTGCAGAGTGATGACGTGTTTGGCCAGCAtctgggggggcagaggagacaCTGGGTCAGCCCGCAGGCCCTCCTGAGCATAGGTCCCAACGCAGAAGTTGTGCAGACAGGGAGGGAAGCTGAGAACTCATGGAAAGGAGGACGCCCCTCTTTCCTTGTGAGCTCTGAGCTGATTAGACAAAATCCCACCGCTGCCAGGGCCTTATCTGCCGCCCTAAGGAGAGCAGCTGCCTGCGAACAGGTCTCCAGCAagggaggcagagcagaggggcagaaaCAGAGAGCTCTGGGCACATCGAGCCCTGGATCCAGGTGGGCCTCACACCTCTAGGCTTGCCCATCACATAAGCCATTCTGTTCCTTCAGGGACGTTCTGACCGGAGCTGGGGTTCTATCACTTGCAAAGGTCAACTCCCTTGTTTCGTATACAAGGCGCTGAGCCCCAGGGAGAGAATGATTTACCCAACGGCGCAGCACAGCCCCGGCAGGAGGCAGGACTCTGGACCCCTAGTCCAGCGTTCCCTGCAGGCCgcagccctgccccgccccgggCTGCCTGCTTACAGGCAAGTCTGATGGGCAGGACTTTGCGCCAAGCCCCTTGTTTACCCTCCCCCAGAACTGTGGGCCTGGCTCCCGCGGCCCCAGCCAGCGCCAGACGCACCACATCCCTCTCCTCATTGTGCTCGTCCTTGACGATGAAGATCATGTCAAAGCGGGACAAGATGGTGGGCATAAAGTCGATGTTGTCCTCCCCCTTCGTCTCATCCCAGCGACCGAACACCGAGTTGGCGGCAGCCAGGACGGAGCAGCGGGAGTTGAGAGTGGTGGTGATCCCAgcctgagaggagagagagcggAGCAAACAAGAGAGATGAGAACCCAGGCATGCGTGTCTCCCGTGCATACACGAGTCCCTCCCATGCATACACTCGCACGGGCCGGCTGCTGCAGCCAGCAGAGACCGGGCCCGATCGCGGCCCCGGGCCAGCACCCTCCACGTGGCCGGGCCAGGCCAGACGGCAGCCGCGCACCTTGGCTATAGAGATGGTCTGCTGCTCCATGGCCTCATGGATCGCCACTCGGTCGTCTTCCCGCATCTGTGTGGGGCAGAAACATCTGTGAGGCCCGGGCGAGGGGGTGGGAGAGCGGGGCAGCCAAAGAACTACAGCAGCGACCAGTCCCAAGTCCCAACTCTATGCCTGGCCCACGGCAGGAATCAGGTGGCCTCTTGCCCTGGTGATAACGAGCCAGGTGGGCTtggctctcctctcccctctctccagatagggaaactgaggctcagagaggttcaacTACTTCAGTCTAATGACAGGCCCAGGACCAAACACCAGTCTCCAAGTCAGAGGCAGTTTCTGCTGTCCCAGCCCAGGAGGCTACACCTCCGGCCCCATGACAAGGTGCCACCCACCTTTCGGCCACCACCTCACCGTCACACCCACCTTGTCAAACTCGTCAATACAGACGACCCCCCCATCGGCCAGGACCATGGCTCCGCCTTCCATGATGAAGTTCCGGGACGAAGGGTCCCTCATCACTGAGGCTGTCAGGCCGGCCGCACTGCTGCCTTTCCCAGAGGTGTACACctgggggacggggcgggggggagagggcaTCAGGACATCATCCAGCTCCAGTGAGTCAAGGGCCCAGACTGatgtggcttgcccaaggtcacgcatcAAAGCTGGCTGCCGAGCCCAGAATAGAACCTGTGCTCCTCCCTGCGGGTGGGAAGGCCTCCCTAGGCACCAGTCTGGCCTGGTTCTGCCCCAGGGGGGCGTCCACGTGCACGGTCAGCGGAGCCCCACCACAGCCCTATGAAGCAGCGCTCAGGGGCCCACTCTCAGATGAGCAAACTGCGGCCCAGAGAAGAGGAATGCCACACTTCCAGGAGGCCTGAGGGCCGGGATGGGGACTCCTGACTCCTAAGAAGcgtccccctccccagccccttgtCGTCTCTGTACAGACGCGCGTGCCACAAGCTGGCACCCTGGCAAGTCCAGTGTGAGGTGGGCTTAGAGTGTAAAATACACACGCTTTCAACAGTGCTTAAAGAAAGAGAATGTAAAGCGTGCCGTGGTGTTTATATCAACCTAGAGGCTAAAACAGTACACtctagataaaatattaaaattagtttcatctgcttttagtttttttaacCAGGGCTGCCAGAAAACTGGACACCACCCCCATGGCCCATACAGTAGCACCTGCGGGTCTCTATCACGCGGCTATGGCATGAACGCCTGGCACTTCTGATCGCCCAGACCACACCTCCCCCCACACAGCCCTGTCCTGCTGGGTCATCTTCGCCCCACTCTGAGCCCCCAGGCCCACTGATCACTGCACAGAGAACCCTACCTACCACACACTCGGGGTCAAATCCCTGTGCTTGCACTTACTCGCtatgggaccttgggcaagagTGAGCTATTCTGTACCCCAGTTTCCTCCTTTATTTAAAGGGATCACAGCACCCACCGCACAGTGAGTGGAACGTTAGGCCAGCAAATCTACGCAATGCGCTGCAGGCAGTGCCTGGCCCTTGATCTTCGGGTGCTGACCAACGTCATGATTTAGCAGGTGGATAAACGGAAGTCTCAGAGAGATAAGGCAACCTGCTCAAGGCCGGCAGCCAGCTAGCTACTGGCCAGGCAGAGACCCAAAGCCCATGCTGCCTCTCAGGCCACGCACCGCCCCAAACCACCCCACACCTGCtggtccccttcctcctctctgtgcCATCCTGACCCGCAGCCAAGAGGAACGAGGGAGAGACTCTGGTGAGCCGGCCCACCACGGAAAGCCCAGGGACCAGGTGGCCTGGGCTGCAGCCTGCCCTCCTGAGGGGGCAGCTGAGCGGAGTGGCATGTCCCAGGCACTCACCCCTATGGGAGAGCACTTCTCCACAAACTTCAGCAGCTGGGACTTGGCCGTGCCTGGGTCCCCCAGCATCAGCAGGTTGATGTCTCCTCGGCGGGTGAGTCCGTCGGGGAGCCTGGAGGACAGGCAAGTGGGCCAGGCTGGGACTCGGGCTGGTCACGGGGAGGGCTGGCAATGGGCCCCACAACCCGCACCACGAGCCTCGGTGCAGCAGGCAGGCGAGGGCTCCGGGCTTGGGACCCTCGTTCACAGCTGTGCCCGGAGCCGCACCCATGGTAACGATGGAGGAGAGAacttgcctccaggtcagggaCGGCCAAGGACATGGCGCTCAGGGCCAGGTCACACACGTTAAAGGTCTGATCAGATAGCCCTAGTGGCTGAAAAGGAAAGGGGGGCCCCCAGCGGCCCGTGCACAGCACAGTGTGACCAGCACCAGATGGACAGGATCCTGGCCCCACTGATGTGCCTCTCAGCAAGTCCCTTTCACTCTCCATGCCCCAACTTCCTCACCCCCAAAGTGGGCTTGGTCAGAGCTTCCTCTGACAGTGACTGTGAGGGCTGGCTAGGTGTCAGACACACGAAAGCGCTTGCAAGAAGGCCGGGTGCACAGTGAGGCCCAGTATGTGGTAGCTACTGGTAACGTTATCTTCCTAGCTCTACTACTTTCTAGTTTCCAAGACGACATGGGCTGTCCTGCGAGAGCTAGGTTCTCACCTGCCCTGTTCCCATGGAAACCTGGGTCCAGAGAAGTGGTGtctcttgcccaaggtcacacaggaaaaAGCGGCAGAGATTTCATCTTTGGTCTCCAGTCTCCAAGCCCAGAGCTCTGCCCACTGCAGCTGCTGGCCCCCCTCCTCCAGTCCACCCCTAGTTCAGGTGAGGGGATCCCTCCGGGTAGGAGAGCATGGATTAGCCACCAGCCGGCTGACAGCAAGCCTCGGAGTAGGGGAAAGGGCCTGGAAGGAGCAGGCAAGGCTGAGGGTCCCgggaaaatgagaagaacatTCAAGTCCTGACCACTGGCAGCCATCCTCCTATGGGCCAagtcacccccccccacccccagatcccCAGATCCGGTGGGACTGGACCCCCACCTCTTTCGGGAACCCCCAAACAGCAGGCAGGCGATGGCCTTCTTCATGTCTGTGCCCCCGAAGATGGATGGAGCGATGCTTTTGGAGATGACCtcgtagacattggggagggcggCCAGGCGCCGGAACTCCTCCTCTTCCTGAGGGGTCACGGCCCCGGCAAAGCTGCGGCCTGGgcgggccagggagggagggcgCGTGAGTGCTGTGTGAGGCAGACCCTGGCCAGCCGGGTCAGGGCTCCCTGCAAGGCGGGGCCTCAGAGCCCAGCCGGCACAAGCCTGGGGAGACAGAGCCCAGCCCTCCCCGGCAGGAGTGGGCCTGTGCTTGCCATCCAGGGCGTGaggggaaagggggtgggaggagctgGAGGGCCAGATCGTCGAGGCCCTTGGGAACCACCGGgaagggtggggacagggaggccaGGGGGCCTGACCATAATCccggagagagacagcaagggcTCGGCCCAGGGTATAGCACAGCTGGACCCCAAAGCCAACTCACCAGAGCCATCTGTGTCCACCTGGATGCCCAGGACACGGATGTAGGAGCTCCGGATGCCCACACCCACCCTATCACGGCCCCTGCTGGAAGTCAGGCCAAACTTCTTGATGGAGTAGATGCCCATGACGGTGACCCTGTTCCCAGGGACAACCCTGTCACACAGATACCTgaggagacagggaggagggagaaacaaCGTGAGAGCCTGGGGGGGGACAGCGAATCCCTGACCCTCTCACCCACGCTGTCACACTCACAGTCCACCTTAGCATTTGGTACTCCAGATCTCTCCATCCCTCAGGGCCCCCCTCCCAGCATGCGTGGCTCAGCTGCCTACGGGATGGTGCTCAGCACCCTTGCTCATGGTGGTGGCCTGACCGTTCCCTGCCCTCAAGAGCTCTTTTGTTTTGCCGGTTGGGGCCCCAGGCCCCCCTCTCGGCTTGGTGCTagcccaccccagccttcagaaGCCCCATCCCCATCGTATCTGCTGCCAGACTCGCCACGGGGCTCCCCTTGGCCAACTCGGGGGAAGCCTTCCTCCTCAGGCCCCCTGGCCTCTCTGcaagggcccccccccccccaccaccaccaccacttctgCCTCTTCGGGGCTCCACGAGCTCAGGTACATCCTGCCTCTGGACGTCCATGTCCTCTTTTCAAAACTAAGACACTGCAACAAGGAGTCTCCAAGTCGCTCCAGTGAGAACCAGAGTGGCGCGGAGGGCACACTGGGGCACGCATCTGCACTCTGCCATTTAGAAGCTGCGTGACCTCAAAGAAGTCACCgcaccggggcacctgggtggctcagtcgttaagcgtctgccttcagctcgggtcgtggtcccagggtcctgggatcgagccccgccttgggggctccctgctccgcgggagagcctgcttctccctctcccactccccctgcttgtgttccctctctcactgtgtctctctctgtcaaataaataaaatctttaaaaaataaaaaaaataaaaaagatgcaaaccatgtttaaaaaaaaaaaaagtcgtcaccgcacctctctgagcttgagggaaggggaggggggcagcgaTAGTGTGACCGGACCTGCTCATACTGTGGGATCAAGTAAGGAAACAGACCCAAACGTGCTTTACATGCCAGAGTCACATCCCACAAAAGAGCGTCACTGTCACGGTTTCAGCCCTGAGAGGATCCTAGGGCGCCCCTTCCCATGcaccactttgtttttcttctttattttggagACGGGAAGAGAgtatcttcagcaggctccatgcctggtgcggagcccgacacagggctcgatctcacgaccctgagatcatgacctgagccgaaatcaggagtcaggcagttaaatgactgagcctcctcccaggagccccttccCATACACCACCTCTTACGTCTGGATTAGACTGCATAGAGAACAACCTAACAAACACCAAGTACTTAATTTGTATTAAGGACCGGTACGAGACAGGTGCATTTTCCAATTAACATCTCCCGGCAGCCTAACTAGAGATTAAGGACAGTCATCACGTCCGTTTTACTGCTGAGGAAACTTGAGCCTTCGCCAGCTCACTTAACTCGCTACCGTCGGGCTCCTCCACACTTCCACCGTTACTGACAAAGCTAACAAGAGCTCTGGACCCACTCCTCAGGAAAACACGCAGCACGGAACACCTGCAAGCACATCCAGCTGCGGCACCCCGGTCACATCTCCAAGCCTTCCTCCCAGGTGGCCACGGGAGGACCAGACCCCAGCCGAGcacctctcctccttcccaaCCGTTCAGCAAAATCCAAGGAACGACGTTATCAGAAAGCCCCGCgcatgggcagggcagggcatcAGGCAAGCAGAAGCTCTCCAAGCTGCAGCTGCAGGAACTCTCACGACAGGGCCCGGGCTCCAAGCTCACGAAGCCATCAGCCTCTCAGAGTTCCGGGGGGCTCTGGAACTGCCGAGCGGGGGCTAAGTGCCTTGCCAATTTCGGGAAGAAGAGCGAGCGGAAACGTATGGGAAGCACCGGCGTTCCAGTGAACAAGTGCTCCCGACCGAGCCATCCTCTGCTCCCACCGTGCTCACCGGGCCTCGGCCAGCGCCACCCGCCCCCGCGGacgcccacccccagccccagcccttgcCCGCTTCACCTGTCACAATAGAGCTGCATGTGTCTGGGCATCTCGCCATGAGGCACTGCGTCAGGCAGCTCCTGAAGCTTGAGGGTCTGGAAGTCCACACACTTGCACTTGTCAGGCATGATAAAATATGGGTCCAGTGGGCACTTGGGGCGCCCGGCTTGGTCCCTGtacgggggtggggaggaggaagggtcaCCAGAGCTCCCCTGAGAACCCGAAGCCCAGGGAGCCCATCCGAGGAGTCGGCACCAAGACCCGGCCAGCAGCAAGTCGAGGGTCTCTGGGATAAGCCTGACAAGACCCTTAAGAAGAGGGCAGCTCTGCGGGGGACCACGAACCAGACCAGGAGTGCGAAGGTCTGCTGCAGGCCTGGCTCCTCCATTAATTTATGGGACACAGACAAGTCACGCTCTCAAACCCCATGAGGGTCTCAGTAGCCCCACAGGGAGAGGGGCCAACTCACCAATGACCTCACGAAACCCCCACTCAAATCCCAGGGTCTCGTGGTGAGGGTCTGGGCACCTACAGACCATTCTCAGGGTCTAGGCCTCTCTTTACCTCCAAGCAATGGAGTCACGGTTCAACTACCGTAACGGTGTTATTGCAAAGCACTCAGTCCGTGCCAGACCTTGTTCTACAGGCCAGGGACCCAGCAGGAACAGAAGTCCCTGCTCTTACGGGGCCCACGTTCTCGTCAGGGGCCGGGGAGACTGAAAAAAGCCAGCCGACAAATGGCCGAGTGACAGAACGACAGCAGTGCCCCATGCTGTCGGGTGGGTGGGGAAGAGTGACCGGGTATGCGTGCACCGAGTCTAAGATGGAGGAACCTCTGGGAGATGACGTTAGAGAAAGCTGACTGAAGGGAGACCAAGGACtgcggagggcagagggcagaggaaatAGCACGTTCAAAGGCCCTGTGCCAGAAGTGTGCTCAGTGATCCCAGGAACAGGAGCGAGGCAGCGAGGCTGGGCCCAGAGAGCGCGAGGAGGACCACGGAGGGCCGTGCCTGCCAGGACAGCGCCTGGCTTTGGATAACATGGAAACGACTGGGTCACCTGCAGGACAAAGAGTCCTCTCCACCAGCTGCGGGGTGGAGACGAGACTGAGGACGACCACTCCAAGCGAGGGAGCACAGCAGCATGGAGCAAGGCAGACGTGCCCAGGTGGTGAGAAAGAGCCTGATTCTCTACGTGCGA
The sequence above is drawn from the Zalophus californianus isolate mZalCal1 chromosome 9, mZalCal1.pri.v2, whole genome shotgun sequence genome and encodes:
- the MCM5 gene encoding DNA replication licensing factor MCM5 isoform X2, with protein sequence MSGFDDLGIFYSDSFGGDTAADEGQARKSQLQRRFKEFLRQYRVGTDRTGFTFKYRDELKRHYNLGEYWVEVEMEDLASFDEDLADYLYKQPAEHLQLLEEAAKEVADEVTRPRPTGEEVLQDIQVMLKSDASPSSIRSLKSDMMSHLVKIPGIIISASGVRAKATRISIQCRSCRNTLSNIAMRPGLEGYALPRKCNTDQAGRPKCPLDPYFIMPDKCKCVDFQTLKLQELPDAVPHGEMPRHMQLYCDRYLCDRVVPGNRVTVMGIYSIKKFGLTSSRGRDRVGVGIRSSYIRVLGIQVDTDGSGRSFAGAVTPQEEEEFRRLAALPNVYEVISKSIAPSIFGGTDMKKAIACLLFGGSRKRLPDGLTRRGDINLLMLGDPGTAKSQLLKFVEKCSPIGVYTSGKGSSAAGLTASVMRDPSSRNFIMEGGAMVLADGGVVCIDEFDKMREDDRVAIHEAMEQQTISIAKAGITTTLNSRCSVLAAANSVFGRWDETKGEDNIDFMPTILSRFDMIFIVKDEHNEERDVMLAKHVITLHVSALTQTQAVEGEVDLAKLKKFIAYCRAKCGPRLSAEAAEKLKNRYIIMRSGARQHERDIDRRSNIPITVRQLEAIVRIAEALSKMKLQPFATEADVEEALRLFQVSTLDAALSGTLSGVEGFTSQEDQELLSRIEKQLKRRFAIGSQVSEHSIIQDFTKQFIQLHFLGIHYVS
- the MCM5 gene encoding DNA replication licensing factor MCM5 isoform X1, with amino-acid sequence MSGFDDLGIFYSDSFGGDTAADEGQARKSQLQRRFKEFLRQYRVGTDRTGFTFKYRDELKRHYNLGEYWVEVEMEDLASFDEDLADYLYKQPAEHLQLLEEAAKEVADEVTRPRPTGEEVLQDIQVMLKSDASPSSIRSLKSDMMSHLVKIPGIIISASGVRAKATRISIQCRSCRNTLSNIAMRPGLEGYALPRKCNTDQAGRPKCPLDPYFIMPDKCKCVDFQTLKLQELPDAVPHGEMPRHMQLYCDRYLCDRVVPGNRVTVMGIYSIKKFGLTSSRGRDRVGVGIRSSYIRVLGIQVDTDGSGRSFAGAVTPQEEEEFRRLAALPNVYEVISKSIAPSIFGGTDMKKAIACLLFGGSRKRLPDGLTRRGDINLLMLGDPGTAKSQLLKFVEKCSPIGVYTSGKGSSAAGLTASVMRDPSSRNFIMEGGAMVLADGGVVCIDEFDKMREDDRVAIHEAMEQQTISIAKAGITTTLNSRCSVLAAANSVFGRWDETKGEDNIDFMPTILSRFDMIFIVKDEHNEERDVMLAKHVITLHVSALTQTQAVEGEVDLAKLKKFIAYCRAKCGPRLSAEAAEKLKNRYIIMRSGARQHERDIDRRSNIPITVRQLEAIVRIAEALSKMKLQPFATEADVEEALRLFQVSTLDAALSGTLSGVEGFTSQEDQELLSRIEKQLKRRFAIGSQVSEHSIIQDFTKQKYPEHAIHKVLQLMLRRGEIQHRMQRKVLYRLK